Genomic DNA from Streptomyces sp. GS7:
GGAGACACCTGAGCACCCACGCGACGCGGCCCGGCGACCGGCCGAGTTCACTGCCTACCGAGTTCGCAACGCGAAGAATATCAACGTGCTCACCGATGACGGGCTACGGCGGGTGCGACTCGACAAAGCCGACCGTAGCAAAGTCGCGCAACACTGGAATGCCGCCAAGCTATGGGCGAAGAAAGGCCAGGCCGACAAAGTCAACGCCATGGCTGGAGTCACCGTGCAAGACGTAGACACCGGAGAAAACATTCCACTTGCCGGAGCGAGCATGCAGCTGTACCAACTCGCAATCACTGGGCAAATGAACGTCGAATCCATCTACGTCCCCGCCGCGTGAAAGGGTGAATGTGCGCTACGAAGAACACCACATAGCCGGACGACGAAACGGCAACGCCACCATCCGACTGTGCGTCGATTGCCACCGCCGTATTACGGCGTGCCAGGGGGCTGTAGGCGTTCCCCTTTCCGGCACCATTGAGGAAACCCAACGCACCGCAGCCATGGTTCTGGGACTACTCATCATAGTGGAGACGATCACCAATGCCTACGCCCGACGAATCGCCGAACGCTACGGACTCCACCCCGACCCCCGAACGGGATACCGAACCCCTCGTGCTGCCTAAGCCCGAAGACCTCATTCCGACTAAGCCGCGAATCATGGACGTCATTTTCCGGGGGCTGGAACCATGAGGCACATTCTCGTTTTCGACACCGAAACCACGACTGACACCGTGCAGAATCTCAACTTCGGCGCGTTCCGCATCTACGAACTCGACTACGAAGGGCAGATACTCACCCTGATAGAAGAAGGCATCTTCTATCAGGACGACTTGCCGGAACGCGATCCGGCGGGATTCGCAACACTGCGGGAATACGCCGAGTCCCACACGGCCCCGATCGATCACCGCATCCTGTCGATATCGATCGCGGTGCGGAAGCTGCATTTCCTCTCCCGTGCCGAATTCGTCGAACACTACCTATGGCGACGAGCCTACCGGTATCGCATGGGAGTGGTCGGTTTCAATCTTCCATTCGACATTTCGCGTATCGCCATCGACGTGGGCGCCGCACGAGGATTCTACGATGGCGGATTCTCGTTCAAACTCTGGGAAGACAACGACCGCTGGCGCCCCCGTCTTCGCGTAAAGCACCTGGATTCGAAGAAGTCGTTCATAGGGTGGGGGACGACTCCCGAGCACAAATGGCGGGGACTTTTCATTGACTGCCGCACCCTGTCATTCGGACTCACCAGCATGCCCCACTCCCTCGAATCAGCCTGCCGGGCATTCGGCGTTGTAGGGAAGAACCCTGTTACGGAACACGGCGTGATCGCCCCCGAGTACATCGACTATTGCCGTGAGGACGTAGCCGCGACCGCCCGCCTTTTCGACGCCATGCTGAGGGAGTTCTACAAGCACCCCATACCTAAGTTGGCGCATCAGGTCTACTCGCCCGCCACATTGGCGAAAGGCTATTTCGAAGCCATGGGCATTACCCCGCACATGGGCCGTTCCTCGGTTCCGGACGACGTGTTGGGGTTCACCATGTCCACCTTCTACGGGGGCCGGGCCGAAGCACGCATCCGACGCGTGCACGTCCCCGTGAGCGTTCTCGACTTCACATCGATGTATCCCACCGTTGGTCACCTCATGGGTCTGTGGGACCTGATCACGTCTGCCGATATCCAAGCTGAGGAATTTGACCTCGACCTGTCGAACGTCGATGTGGGCTACTGCCTGAATCCTGATAACTGGCCTGACTTCGTCGGCATCGCTCAAGTCTGGCCGGAGAAAGACGTGCTACCCGTACGCACTCACTATGGGCCAGACGAAACCCCCAACATCGGTGTCAACTACTTCAGCGCCACCGAGCCACATTGGTACGCCATTCCCGACGTAATCGCATCGACTCTCCTTACCGGAAAGGCTCCGAGGGTGTTGAAGGCGTATCGGTTCACGTCGGCCGGCCGCGCCCCTTCACTTCAGCCTGTGTCGCTCCTGGGGCGCATCGCAGTATCCCCGGAAGAGGATTTCTTCAAATACGCAGTGGAGGAACGCCAGCGGGTGAAGAACTCCGATCCACAATTGGCAGCGCTACTCAAAACCGTAGTGAACTCCGGCAGTTACGGAATTTTCGCCCAGGTCAACCGCAAGAAATTCGCGCAACCGACACCGGGCAAACTGCTGCACCGTACCGGAGTAACCCAACGCGTAAGCACGACCAAAGAAACTCCCGGCGAGTATTGCTACCCGCCACTGGCAACCATGCCGACATCCGGCGCCCGACTCATGCTCGCACTCATGGAACGCATCGTGATGGACGCTGGAGGCTATTACGCGTTCATGGACACAGATTCCTGTGCGGTAACTGGCGCCGATCCCGATGCCATCATTGAACGATTCGACGCACTGAACCCCTATGACCGGGACTTGGTGCCCCACATGCTCAAACGGGAATTTGACGGATACGCTTACGTCATCAGTGCCAAGCGCTACGTACTCACCGACGCGGCCGGGAACATCGTCAAGAGTTCGGAACATGGTCTCGGCTATCTCATGGCACCGGAGAAGGGCAAGCACAAAGCGTGGATTGAAAAACTGTGGCGTGCCATTCTCGATGACGAAGAACCAGAATGGGGAACCCTCCCCGCCCTCATGCCGCACAGCGTTTCATCCTGGAACCTCTACAACGCCTTCCGGACCCTCAACGAGAAAAAGCCCTACCCGCAGCAAATGAAACCCTTTAATTTCATGATGATCGGGCAGGTGCAGCCCATGTACCGGCAACCGGAAGGGGGAATGCTCATCGCACCCTACGAAGCCGACAGTACGCAATGGGGGCACGTGACATGGGTGGACAGGAACAACCCCATCAAGCCCCACAAACGGCCTCCCCTGGTGAACTTTCAAGACGTCATCGACGACTACGCCGTACACCCGGAATGGAAATTCGAAGACCTCAACGGACAGCTCTGTGTACCGCCAACCCGAGGAATACTACGGCGCCAATGGATACACGCCCCGAGCGCCACCACAATAGGCAAGGAATCCAACAGCCTGGAAGGAACCGAACTACTCGAAGCCGAAGGAATCGCAACGGTCCTTTTCGGGAAGACCTGGGAAGACTGGTTCCCCCTCGTTGACTTTTTCCTCGACCGGTGCGCCGAAAACAGAGTCGCGTCACGAACCCAAGTCAAGCAGTACCGAAAATGCAGCAAACCCCGACCGCAGAAAATGAAGGAGATCATCCAAGCCAGCGCACTCTACGCATGGCAAGACCTCAAAAAAGAACACGCGGACTCGATACTGAACCTCGACCCGCTACACGTACTGCAAACCTGGTATCACCTACACCACGGTGACCCCGACATGCCGATCTGAAAAATAAAGGACCCTCCAGCCCCACGCTGGAGGGTCCCACTGTGTCTGACAACTCGGTCTGTCAGGCGACACCACTATAGCCGCTGATCTGGGCTACATAGCTCGTCAAGGTGATGAGGTTGCACCAGATGCACGTCAATTGGTTTCCGTTTCGTAGCTCTGTCTCGTGCTCTCCGGTGGGGCTGTCAGGACACATTGCGTGGCTCTTTTCCTTGGTTGGTCCCCGACGGACGGTCAGTGAAAACCGCCCTGCAATAGTCGAACGCTGTCAATTCGAAGTGATCGTCACCGGTGTCACGAGCGTGCTTGAGACACCACTCCCGAGCTTCCTCCGGGGTTGGGGTATCGACGCAGAATTCCCCGCAGATTTGGCACTTCCCCACGTGCAGCTGATGCCAATTCGGATTGAACAGGAGCGTCCATTCCTGCGGGCTCTTACGCGCACTCATGACGTGCCCTCCGGGCGCTCCGGGGCATCACTGGCTGCTGCCTGCACGGCATCAATGCACCTGTCCAGACCACGAACGATCTCTTCGAGTTCCTGCTCCGTCAGAGCATCCATCCACGCGGTACGTGCCTGGAGTGCCGACCGCAGCGGCTCAAGCTGCCCGTCCAACTCCCTATGCCTTGCAGGCCGCTTCCACGCTCGCTCTCCCCGGTCGCACAACCGCCACCAGGCGCTCATTTGCGGGCCGCCTTCGGGTGAGGGTGCTCCCCGATCTCCACCGTGCACATAGCGGCACGGCCATGCTCCTGGCGCTTCCGAGCGTCAGCTCGCTGCTTCACCAGCTCCCGGCAGACGTCGCACCCCGGCGCCGGTTGAGGGTCCCCGTACGGGTCCGGCAGGTGCACGGGAGGAGTCATGCTGTCCATCAGCACCCCACCTCCACACCGTGAATCCAACGCGGCCCCGCCTCGACGCCATACGTCGCCAGCCACAGAGCCCGGCGCCGTCCACGCTGCAACCGCCGCTCCTGGCGCTCCTGGCGCTCTTCGGGGGTGAGGATGTACGGACGGAGGAACGCCACGTCCTCACCCCGCAGCAACCGCTGTTCGGCAGGGACACGAGGGATCGTGAGCGTGGGGGTGTCGGGGAGTTCGGGGGTGGGCGGTGCGTCGGCCGAACGATGCCGACCCCCGGCGGGCAGTAACGCCCGCAGCAGCGATTCGAAGATCGTTCGGATAGTGTTGCGCATGCTTCAACCTCCACACGGTTGGGGCCACGCCCCCGGGCCGGTCGCATCGGTCGCGGGGGTCTTGCGTGTGGCCGTGTCTCTGTAGCGCTCTCTCCCGAGACTTCCGAGGAAGACATCCGGGACTAGATCGAGCCCTCACATCTGCACTGGTTTCAAAGGCAGTTGAAGCCAGGACAGGCGGTCAGCATGCTCTTGATGGCAAGCAATCTGCAAGACCTCAGAGTGCAGTTCAGCGATAAGTCAACCCCCATTGCGAAGTGAGGCGCTTCACTGCTTTCATTTCGAGTGGCCAGAGTCCTTCACACTGAGATGAGGAAGGGGGCGGCGCATGGCGGAAGGGGCAACCGGTTCGACCGTGCCACGTAGGCAACTCGGGCGATATCTACGCGACTTACGCAACAGGGCACGCCTGACTGTGCGCACGGCATCGCGAAAGCTTGAGTGGTCAGAGGCGAAGTTGTGGCGGATCGAGTCCGGGCAAACTTCTCTGCGTAGCCTCGATGTTGAGGCGATGTGCAAGATCTATGGCGCACCAGCCGAACTGACAACGGCGCTGATGGGTCTCGCCAAGGAGACCAAGGCACGTGGGTGGTGGCATGCCTACGGCGACGTGATCCCGGAAGGGTTTGACCTCTACATCGGGCTGGAAGAGGCAGCGTCACAGCTGGACTGGTACGAGAGTGATCTCATGCCAGGGCTTCTCCAGACAGATGACTACGCGAAAGCGATCATCAGCGCTGATCATCCGGATGAGTCCGCAGACGAGATCGATAGTCGAGTGAATCTGCGCATCGCCCGACAGATCTTGATCACCAGGACCACCGAGCCACCGACCTTGAATGTCGCACTCAACGAGGCAGTGTTGCGGCACTCCATCGGTGGATGCGACGTGATGGCGGAACAGCTCAACCACCTGGCGGAAGTCAGCGAGCTACCCAACGTGACGATCAAGGTAGTCCCGTTCGGCGCCGGTCTGCACCACGGCGTGATGACGGGGCAATTCACCATCCTGAGGTTTCCGCTCAACGGGGAAGGGCGTCCCAGCGAACCACCCACGGTGTATCGGGATGGCTACACGGGAGCCCTGTACCTGGATAAGCAGCATGAGGCGGAACGCTATACCGCAGCTTTCCAGGACATCTGGGAGAAGGCGCTTGACGAGCAGGCGTCAAAGGATCTGATCTCTGAAACGGCAGGAAGCTATGCACAAGGTTGACCCTCAGCGCACGATGTGGCGCAAGAGTAGCTACAGCAACGGCAGTCAGAGCTGCGTAGAAGTCGCCGACGGCTTCGCGGGTGCCGTCCCTGTCCGAGACAGCAAGGACCCGCACGGCCCGGCGCTGGTCTTCCCGGCCGACGACTGGTCATCTTTCGTATCAGCCATCAAGCGGGGGGAGTTCCCCGGCTGAGCAGACCCGCCGAAGCCCAACGGCCACCCTCCGCAACGTCACGGAGGGTGGCCGTTCGCATGCCCGCCCACCCATGGCTACTCAGAGCCACGGATGGTTACATGAAGGACGGGTCAGGCAGGGTCTATCACTACTCCCCCACTCACGGGAGGGGGCGGGCCGGAGGGGCAGGGTGTCCGGACGTAAAGCGAAGCAGTCCGGACACCCTGCCCCGCAGGACCGCCACCGCACCCGACAGCCCCGCGCAGCGGCCCCGCCCGCCGCAGGCGCAACGGCGGGACAGCCAACAACGTGGGAAGCCGCCCCGCCGCAGGCGCACGGCGGGAAAGCCAACAACGTGGGAAGCAAGCAAAGCGCAGCGGACCGGCTACGGCCACTCGGCCGAAAACGCCCGGGACGGATTGTCCGTGAGCATTCGCGTCACCACGTCCACGCCCAGGGCGAGTTCAAGTCGTCGGCGGTGCCTGCGCAGCAGATACGGCATGCCGGGGCCGCCGTTCACCGACCGGGCCGCGGCCGTGGTGGTGTCGCCGCCGAGCAGGATCCGGTCGGCGAAGCCCGCGTCGGCGAGGGCGGACAGCGCGTCCGGCAGCCGCCAGTCGGTCGCGTGGTTGGCGCGCGAGGGGCCGTCGAAGGCCAGGTACGCGCCGGCCTCGGCCGCCATCCGGTGGACGACGGGATCGGGGGAGCGGTTGAGGTGCCCGAGGATCACCCGGTCCGGCGGGACCGCCAACTCGCCGCAGAGCAGGTCGAGTACGTCCAGGGCGCCGGTGCCCAGCTCCAGATGGACGCCGATGACCGCCCCGGTCGCCAGCTGGGCCTCGGCAGCCGCGGCCATGGTGTACCGGGCATGCCGGTCCAGGCCGTGGAAGCCGCCGGCGACCTTGATCATCCCGGCCCGGGGCCGGGCACCGTGCTCTTCGGCGGCGCCACCCCCTTCGGCGCTGCCGATCCCTTCGGTCAGCTCGGCGACGAACAGCCCGGCCAGGTCCTCGCGGACCCGCTTTCGCGCCAGGACCTCGGGGTCGTAGTGCGCCGCCTGGTGCAAGCCGGTCGCGGCGACGAGGGTCACCCCCGATTCGCGTGCCAGCCGCGGCAGTTCACCGGCGAACCGCCCCATCCCGTACGGCGTCCACTGGATCACCGCGGCGCCGCCGGCGGCCCGGAACGCGTCCAGTTCGGCCGCCGCCGCCCCGGGGTCGGCCAGTTCCTGGCCGGGCAGCTGGAGGCTGCGGAGGAAGAGGTGGTCGTGCGCGTCGCAGATGCCGAGTTGGGCGGGGGCGATGTCCCCGAGGACGGTGCGGACAGCGGGGCCGGCGGGGCGGGCCGGTGCGGCCTCGTGTGCGGTGCTCATGACCGCCGCTCCGGCTGCCGGACCGTCACGGCGTGCGGTGCGGCGACGGGGCGGCCGGAGCCCGGGGCGGACAGATGCAGCACCCGGAAGCGCTCGCCGGCCGCCGATTCCGGGACGGTGTCCGACCAGAGGGTGAAGTGGACCAGTTCCCAGCGCCGCGGGTCGAGGCCCAGCGCGGTGGTGTGCACACCGTCGGCGGCGGCCAGTTCCTCGTGGGCGGTCCGCGCGTTCTCGATGGCGCCGGCCGCGTCCGCGTCGTCGGGGATCGGCTCGATCCGCCGGGTGAAGGCGCGCGGCGGGCGATCGGCCGCCGGTCCCGAACGGTGGTACAGGCCCTGCCAGTTGAGGACGGTGGGCCGCCCGAAGTCGCGGGCCAGGGCCCGGAACCCGTCGCCGGTCAGGAACCGGTTCATGGCGTCCGGGTCGTCCCAGAGGTAGAACGGCGCGTACTGGTTGACGGGCGAGCCGTCGACCCCGCGCTCACGGATCCCGTACGCCTTGAGGCCGA
This window encodes:
- a CDS encoding DUF7848 domain-containing protein — encoded protein: MSARKSPQEWTLLFNPNWHQLHVGKCQICGEFCVDTPTPEEAREWCLKHARDTGDDHFELTAFDYCRAVFTDRPSGTNQGKEPRNVS
- a CDS encoding phosphotriesterase family protein codes for the protein MSTAHEAAPARPAGPAVRTVLGDIAPAQLGICDAHDHLFLRSLQLPGQELADPGAAAAELDAFRAAGGAAVIQWTPYGMGRFAGELPRLARESGVTLVAATGLHQAAHYDPEVLARKRVREDLAGLFVAELTEGIGSAEGGGAAEEHGARPRAGMIKVAGGFHGLDRHARYTMAAAAEAQLATGAVIGVHLELGTGALDVLDLLCGELAVPPDRVILGHLNRSPDPVVHRMAAEAGAYLAFDGPSRANHATDWRLPDALSALADAGFADRILLGGDTTTAAARSVNGGPGMPYLLRRHRRRLELALGVDVVTRMLTDNPSRAFSAEWP
- a CDS encoding DUF397 domain-containing protein, with the protein product MHKVDPQRTMWRKSSYSNGSQSCVEVADGFAGAVPVRDSKDPHGPALVFPADDWSSFVSAIKRGEFPG
- a CDS encoding DUF4865 family protein — translated: MHAMHYAVTLPADYDMEIIRRRVKSKGPLLDTFEGLGLKAYGIRERGVDGSPVNQYAPFYLWDDPDAMNRFLTGDGFRALARDFGRPTVLNWQGLYHRSGPAADRPPRAFTRRIEPIPDDADAAGAIENARTAHEELAAADGVHTTALGLDPRRWELVHFTLWSDTVPESAAGERFRVLHLSAPGSGRPVAAPHAVTVRQPERRS
- a CDS encoding helix-turn-helix domain-containing protein, whose translation is MAEGATGSTVPRRQLGRYLRDLRNRARLTVRTASRKLEWSEAKLWRIESGQTSLRSLDVEAMCKIYGAPAELTTALMGLAKETKARGWWHAYGDVIPEGFDLYIGLEEAASQLDWYESDLMPGLLQTDDYAKAIISADHPDESADEIDSRVNLRIARQILITRTTEPPTLNVALNEAVLRHSIGGCDVMAEQLNHLAEVSELPNVTIKVVPFGAGLHHGVMTGQFTILRFPLNGEGRPSEPPTVYRDGYTGALYLDKQHEAERYTAAFQDIWEKALDEQASKDLISETAGSYAQG